From Aegilops tauschii subsp. strangulata cultivar AL8/78 chromosome 5, Aet v6.0, whole genome shotgun sequence:
CACCGCCGGCACCTGCACCGTGGGACCCTGCCCTCCTAGCCGCCCTACACTCGGCGCCGTCGCCGAGCAACTATGGCGGTGGAGGCGACTGGTACATGACCCGGGTGCTACTGCGCACATGACAGCTCATCCCGGTAACCGTTCCTCCTCCACTCCCGTTTACACTCCCACTCGCATCACCGTTGGCAACGGTTCCTCTTTACCCATCACCCATGTCGGTAGCACTAGTTTTCCTTCTAGTTCCACACCTATCACTATGTCTAACGTTCTTGTTTCACCTTACTTAGTCACTAGCTTAGTCTCTTCGTCGTCTTACTCGTGAGAAACCTCTTACTGTTGAATTTGACGGTGTTGGTTTTTCTATGAAGGACGCCCGTACCCGGATGATGCTTCACCGATGTGATAGCCCTGACGAGCTTTATCCCGTGCACGCCGGCGCCTCCACTTCCACACCCGTCGCTCTCTCTGCCGGCGTCGACCTTTGGCATGCTCGCTTGGGCCACCCCAACCCCGTCGTTTTGCGTCAGATTCTTAGGAGTTTTTCTTTCTCATGTAATAAGCTCGACGAGCATACTTGTGAGGCTTGTCGTTCGGGCAAGCACGTGCGTCTTCCGTTTAGTGCGTCTACTTTAGTTTCCACTTTTCCGTTTCAGTTGattcatagtgatgtttggacgtcTCCCGTTGCGAGTAACACGGGCTATCTATACTATTTGGTGATTTTAGATGATTattctcattatgtgtggactttTCCTCTTCGTCGTAAATCCGATGCTTTAGCCACACTCACCACCTTTTACTCCTACGTCACCACTCAGTTCGGTAGCCCCATACTTGCACTCCAAACTGATAACGGAAAAGAGTTTGACAACGTCGCTTTTCGCTCACTTCTCGCCTCTCACGGCACCATCTTCCGTCTGACTTGCCCCTACACTTCACAACAGAACGTCCGCGCCGAGCGCCACTCTCAATGACTGCGTTCGCACGTTGCTCTTTCATGCAAACGTGCCCGCTCGGTTCTGGCCCGATGCCCTCGCCACCGCCTCTCTCTTAGTCAACATTCGTCCGTGTCGTCCCTGGTGGAACTATGCCCCTCACCACCTTTTCGGTACACCACCATCCTATGATGGTCTTCGCATATTTGGGTGTCTTTGTTATCCTAGCACCGCGTCCACCACGCCACACAAGCTTGCACCCCGCTCCGTCCCATGCATCTTCCTTGGCTACCCTCCCaacaccaaaggttaccggtgctatGATCCTACCACTCATCGTGTGTACACCTCGAGGCACGTGTACTTCGTCGAGACGGTGTTCCCTTTTTTTCAGGTTCCTCCGACCGCGGCTCCTTCGGCTCCGGCCCCCGCGCCCCTTACCTGGTGCGATGCGCGGCGGCATCCCCCGGCGCCCCCCCGGCCCGGCGCCTTCTGCCGCCCCCTCCCGGGTTCTCGACTCCCTCACCCGAGGTTGAGTCCGACCGGGCCCCCGGATCCCCGGCTCCCTCGCCCGAGGTCGAGCCAGCGGGCACCCCACCCGTCACCTCGGCCGGCGCTGCTACTCCTGCGACGGGCTCGACCTCGACCTCGCCTGTCGCCTCCTCCACGGCTGGCTCGGCTGGCGCCGTCGCGGCCCCCAACGCCGCGGGCGCCCCCGTGGCCGTGGCCCCCGCCGCCGCGGCACCCGCCGCCCTCGCTGGCCCGATCACCCGTGCCCGTGCAGGCGTGCATCGGCCGAGCATGCGCTACTCCTCCGACGAGTATGCGTGCGCTGCCTCGACATCGACGCCATCACCCATCCCCACCTCCGCTCGTGCCGCTCTTCGGGATCCCCATTGGATGGCTGCGATGCAGGAGGAGTTCGATGCCCTACAGCGCAACCGCACATGGCAGCTTGTTCCGGGACCCCCCCCGGTGCCAACATCATCTCTGGCAAGTGGGTGTTTCGCCACAAGACTCGCCCGGACGGTTCTCTTGAGCGCTACAAGGCTCGATGGGTGGTTCGTGGCTTTCGGCAGCGCGCgggcgtggacttcaccgacaccttcgccccGATTGTGAAACCGGGCACGATCCGCGCCGTCCTTCAGCTGGCCGTCTCGCGCACCTGGCCTATGCATCAGTTGGACGTTTCCAACGCCTTCTTGCACGGTCATCTCGCCGAGCAGGTGTTCTGTGAGCAGCCTACTGGTTTCGTCGACGCCGAGCACCCCGACTTTGTGTGCTTGCTCTCCCGCTCTCTTTACGGGTTGAAGCAGGCACCTCGGGCTTGGTACCAGTGTATCGCAGCCTTCCTGCAGTCTCTGGGCTTTCGGTCCACTCGCTCCGATGCCTCACTCTTTGTGTATCATCTGGGAGCTGACACTGCATATCTGCTgctctacgtcgacgacatcatcctcacGGCGTCCGCCCCGATCTCCTTCAGCGGCTCACTGCTCGTCTTCGCGATGagttcgccctcaaggacttggggCCCCTGCACTACTTTCTCGGCATCGAGGTGATCCGGCGGGCTGACGGCTTCTTTCTACATCAGCAGAAGTACGCCCAGGAGCTCCTTGAGCGTGCCGGTATGCTTAATTGCAAGCCGGCGCCCACTCCCGTCGACACGAAGGCGAAGGTCTCTGCTCTGGAGGGGTCTCTCGCGTCCGATGGAGCGTTTTATCACTCTATCGTCGGTGCTTTACAGTAGTTGACGCTGACTCGTCCCGACCTGCAGTACGCTGTTCAGCAGGTGTGCCTCCGTATGCACGCCCCGCGTGACTCTCACTGGACTCTGGTGAAGCATATTCTCCGTTACATATGCGGCACCATGTCCTTGGGactcaccctgacggcctccgcctccaccgaccTCGTGGCCTACTCGGATGCTGACTGGGCTGGCTGCCCCGACACGCGACGCTCTACGTCAGGCTACTGCGTCTACCTTGGGCCCTCGTTGATATCTTGGTCATCGAAGCGGCAGCCCACGGTCTCCCGCTCCAGCGCCGAGGCAGAGTATCGCGCCGTGGCTAATGCTGTGGCCGAGTGCTCTTGGATACGTCAGCTGCTCCAGGAGTTGCTTTGTGATGTTCACAAGGCCACTCTTGTCTACTGCGATAACGTCAGCACGgtctacctctccgccaacccggTGCACCATCGACGGACGAAGCATATTCAGCTCGATATTCACTTCGTGCGCGAGCAGGTTGCCCTTGGCCGTGTTCGGGTTCTCCACGTGCCGACGACGCAACAGTTTGCTGATGTGATGACTAAGGGATTGCCTACTCCCGTCTTCGAGGAGTTTCGGTCCAGTCTATGTGTCTCCAgcgacgcttcgactgcggggggtgTTGAGTATATATTTTGTATTGCACATGTATTGGAGTTGTGGCCCACCTCCTagtcttgtatagttgaggtagAGGCCTTCCCTTGTAATATATATACGTGCATCAGCACCCTATCAATACATCATCTCTCCACACGTACGAACAAGTGCCAATAATCCTGTCTAAAGAAATGCAGATTACTTCCTTTTTCAATCACCCACAAGTTGTACACTGAGCGACAAACCAACAAAACTTGCACTAGATCACCATCTGCTTTCTGAAGCATAAAGAGCAGGGCCATAAAAGGGCTAAAGCCTAAAAGGACTCAGCAAGTTCGGTGCTGAAAGAATATGCTAAGGCGATCCCCTTCCAGCAAGCCTACAAAAAGACCAACGCTCCCTCTCAAGCTGATCCATTGCACCATCCATTGCACCATCACATCTCGCGGTATCACCATCTGAGAGCCAGCCTACATAGCATCGATTTGCCATGGccttcatcttcatcctctgcCCTCAAATATGTCCGAGAAGCCGCGGATGATGGGCAGAACGCCATGCTGAAAAGCCTCAAGCTCGTAGGGCAACCAAGCATCTTTGGCAGATATTACAACATCTCCTGAGCTCATCTGTATTTTTTCATGTAAACTTCTATGCTGGAGAGTGATGGTTACCTGTTGGTTAAACTAGTAGTGTTTGTATGTTCATTTCCCTTCTCTTTGCGttgttgagcacttgagcgtatGAAGACTGTTGGTACTTAGTAGTGATACTTGTTTTCAGTCAATTGAAGAACTCTGTTTCTCGTGTGCTGCTTGGGCTCTCCATAAGGTTTTTAGTGGCATTTCATTAACAATCATCAGGAAAGGTAAGTCACTATGGTAGTATCATATATCTGACTCTCTAGGCAAAACATAACTAAAATTGTTGCTCAAAACTGGTAGAGCATCCACAATCACGATTGTCAAATTTCGATCCCCAAACGTGGTTGTAGATGCTCCTATTGTTCTCTGAATGTTTACTTCTGAAATTGTACACATAGTGGATATGTATAGGCTCATCTCATCTCATGGCTGGCTATTGAATGAAGCATTACAAAACAGAGTCTAGACATCCATTAAGCGCAATGCAGAATTCAGCTAGCAACCACCAACCAAACTTTTCACTAACAAGGAGAAAAATTCAGGACAAGTTTGGACCATCATGTCCAAGTTTATTCTCACATACGTACTTTTCATGACTAACAAGGAGAGGAATTCAGCCAGCAACCACCAACCAAACTGACCTGAAATCCTGAACCGAACACGGGCCAGGTCAGGTCCTCCTACTCGGCGGCCTTGGGCTTGGAGAACTCGGAGATGCCGCTCGCCTCGATCCACTGCTCCCAGTTCCTCCCGTCCGCCTTCCTGTACTCGACGTGCGCCAGGGTGCCGGCGCCGACGCaggcggcggtgacggcgacgccGTCGGGGTTGGACCTGGGGATGTAGAAGGAGGTGATCCCGCACACCTTGCAAAAGGTGTGCTTGGCCGTGTGGGTGCCGAAGGTGTAGGTGGTGAGGAAATCGCCGGCGCCGGCCTGGAGCGCGAACTTGTCCTTGGGCACGACGAAGTGGGTGTTCCCCCGCATGGAGCAGTCGGAGCAGTTGCAGATCCACGCCACCACGCTCGCCGGCGCCTCCACCTGCCAGCGCACGCGCCGGCAGTGGCAGCCGCCGCTGTGGACGACCTCCGGCTCCGTGCTCATCGTGGGCTTTGGGTTCTTGCCCGGTTGGTCTCTTGGGTCGAGGGGGAATGGAGGATATGGATGAGCTCTTGCTCGAGGGGAAGAGAGGAAGAGATGTTGGGAACAGGCGTAGAAACCTGTGGCTCGGCGGGTTCACTGCGCCGGGCTGATGCCACGTGCTCAAACTCCTCGCAAAGCTAGACACTCGTCAGCGGTGACACGACCGAAGCCGCGCGGAAAGCGGGATGAAAGGGAAGCAACTAGATAATGGAGCGCTCATAACTAGCGGTTCGATAGCACTCCGCGAGTGACAACTGTCGTGCCTGAAGCGCTCCCGCAAGGGAAATCAGCTGGCGTGGTTGGCTCTCGGTTTGCCTTTCCGGTTTGTGGTTTCGTGTGTTTTGCAGTTTGACCTTTGAATTACCAGAATTTTCCGTTTTCCCTTTCCGTGCGATAACACAAAGAAAATACCAGTTCGCGCGGTTGGTTCCGTGTTCCCTTTTTCGTTTCCCTTTTTGTTCCCACTATATTTCCGGGTAATGGAGATTTATGCGGTAGTTACGGGCAGGGACTACCAACACTATCAACTGTGACCTTTCAAGtaaggaaaaaacagcaactttTTAATGCAAAACGGCAGTCTTCAGAATCGTTCAATCGTGTGAATTCTGTATAGACACGGTTGTACCCAAGCAGAGGCACATGTGTACACTAGCAGAGGCACATGTGTGAATTCTccagcgcgagggaacctcctgctcgccttcgactcgtttaattttcataaacatcttgaatgGGGCATAGGTTGAAGTGTGTTTCGGTCGTGCaccgtgctggttcgtgcggcgcgttgttcgtcggttcgtgacacggcgcctccggcgcgagggaacctcctgctcgccttcggctcgtttaattttcataaacatcttgaagggggggcataggccgaagtgtgtttcggtcgtgcagcgtgctggttcgtgccaCGCGTTGTCCGTCGAtgtgtgacatggcgcctccggcgcgagggaagctcgtgctcgccttcggctcgtttaattttcataaacatcttaaatgggggcataggtcgaagtgtgtttcggtcgtgcagcgtgctggttcgtgcggcgcgttgtccgtcggtgtgtgacacggcgcctccggcgcgagggaacctcctgctcgccttcggctcgtttaattttcataaacatcttgaaggggggcataggtcgaagtgtgtttcggtcgtgcagcgtgctggttcatgcggcgcgttgtccgtcgtggtgtgacacggcgcctccggcgcgagggaacctcctgcgcgccttcggctcgtttaattttcataaaaatcttgaagggggggggcataggtcgaagtgtgtttCAGTCGTGCATCGTGCTGGTTCATGCGGCGCGTTGTTCGTCGgtgtgtgacacggcgcctccggcgcgagggaacctcctgctcgccttcggctcgtttaattttcataaacatcttgaagggggggcataggttgAAGTGTGTTTCGGTcatgcagcgtgctggttcgtgcggcgcattGTACGTCGGtgtgtgacatggcgcctccggcgcgagggaacctcctgctcgccttcggctcgtttaattttcataaacatcttgaaggggggcataggtcgaagtatgtttcggtcgtgcagcgtgctggttcgtgcggcgcattgtccgtcggtgtgtgacacggcgcctccggcgcgagggaacctcctgctcgcctttggctcgtttaattttcataaacatcttgaaggggggcataggtcgaagtgtgtttcggtcgtgcagcgtgctggttcgtgcggcacgTTGTCCGTCGgtgtgtgacacggcgcctccggcgcgagggaacctcctgctcgtcttcggctcgtttaattttcataaacatctgaaagggggggcataggtcgaagtgtgtttcggtcgtgcagcgtgctggttcgtgcggcgcgtttaATTTTATACAGCAGGTTGTGCAAAAGGCAAGCTCCTTTGTTTTGAAAGGCACGGGTTTGAAGAATATGTAGTCACGTGTGCGTAGGAGCTAGCCATGGTTGAGTCTCTAGAGGAATGTACGTGCATGCACATGTGTGTATTGTCCGGAGGCATGGGGCCTTGTCGCTTCCGGAGGCACGAGTGTGAATCATCTACAGTCACGTGTGTGTAGCAGCTAGCCACGGTTGAGGCGCTCTTGGTATGTGTGTGTGGATATTGCCCAGGGGCATGGTGACCCAGGCTTTGGTGGCACAGGGCCATGTCGCCTCTGGAGGCACGAGAGGGTGGTCTCTAGAGTCACGCGTAAGGGTTCGTTTTGGGAGTCACTGTTGTCGTACAAATAAGAAGGGGCACTGTTGTTTATAGTGTACTGGCACTCTCTAATGATGTTCTTTTTTCAACATGAACACGCAATTTCTAACTATATTACATACAAACGCGAGTTATTGATAAATTGTTTTGTCACGTCTTGATAGAATTAGCCTTGCGGGCTAAATCAAAAGTTTTAGTCTTCATTCTTGCTGAAGATCTTGCTAATCTCGTCACCCATTTCATTAGCTTTGACTTAATTCATCTCGCTGCTTAAGAGAATGTACATTGCCTCTGCCCTCCAGGCTTCGACCTCATCCTGTGAAATTTTGCCGAAAAGATAATTATATTATTAGAGTTGGTGCATAAAAGTTGTATATAAGTAAATATATATAGACTTACTGTCAAATCTTCCAGGTCGAAAACTTTTCACCATTGTAGAGGAATGCAAGCTTTAAAACAGCAAATGGTGATTCACCCTTTTCTACCACTGAAACATCTTGCACGGTATGAATCTGCCCATCTTGTTTTCTTTGGATTCATTGTTTGTTTAAGTATGGTGTTGAAGACTTCTTTAATCCTAGGTACCTGGGAATTGCATTTTGTAATTGTTTTAATACTGCAACTTGTAAAACTGAAAAAATTGTTATGTATAAATGCTTACGATTACCGACTTATGAGCGTGATATTCCTGTAACTGTGTTTCTCTTTCTTTTTGAGCGTCTTCATGTTCCTGAAGAACTCGACATGCTTCATGTGGATCCAATTTATCCACGTCTATATTTTCTTTCTCAAATTCCTCTGGAGTCGCTTCTCGAGGATCAATAATGTGAACTTTGTGCTTATATTTGTCTAGCACATATAGTACGTAGCGGTCATGCTTCTCCATTGGAATGAATATCTGCGTACAAAATACTTGTTGGTTTTCTGACAGTTTAACATAAAGTAATTTGATAGAACACATATTTTGTGATTTTGTCACGGAGGAAAGGGATGTTACCATGTTTGCTGTTGAGAGCTTTTTCCGTTGATTTTCTTTGAGATACATGGGAACCAGTTGATTCTTTGTTTTTTGCAATTCACTTTTAAATTTTGGAATAGTAGTTTTGTCTTTATTTAATTTCAGTATATGCTGCAAACAATAATTACGATGCAAAAAACTGTTAGAAAAAAGAGCTGTGTAACAATATAACAAGAGTAGGTGTTGCAGTATAGACAAGATTTTTCTT
This genomic window contains:
- the LOC109778564 gene encoding uncharacterized protein, encoding MSTEPEVVHSGGCHCRRVRWQVEAPASVVAWICNCSDCSMRGNTHFVVPKDKFALQAGAGDFLTTYTFGTHTAKHTFCKVCGITSFYIPRSNPDGVAVTAACVGAGTLAHVEYRKADGRNWEQWIEASGISEFSKPKAAE